The genomic window GACTCGCCAAAAAGACCATCTCATGCCAAGTCTCTCATCCAAAGGAACCTCAGGCCACCGACCGAAAAACGTACCAGCAGTTGACAGAACAAAAAGGTTGGGCCGCTGTGAGGCTCGGGCTTTAGAGTGAAAGTGTTGGATATTATCTCTCGACTGGTTTGCATGATGCAGAGCCgtcttgtctctcttcctctttctcttttttttcccctgcACGCACACCTTGAACATCTCTCCAGGTTCGTCGTCGCTTACCCCGTCCCCCGTTGGTGGAACGGTTCACGGCTCGCGGGATACAACCGACCAGCATCAACCCTGTCAACCTTGTAACCTTGATAAACTAACCGTGGCGTCCAGGGCAGAGTACATAGTCGTTTTTCCTCGAGGCCCTCTTTTCTCGCTCATCACGTAAAGTCATATTACAGACAGGAGCCTCCGTATTGGGCTCTGGACTTTGTGGTTGTGATCAAGAAAAAAACATCCCACCTCAATCAATCATCACCATGAGACTTCAGCTCGCCTCCACGGCGCTCCTTTCGTCCACCACCCTGCTGCTTCTCTCCATCGGCCCCTTATGCACGGCTGCGGACGCCAACGAGGCCGAGAACATCAAGGTTGAGTCTGCCACGAATCAAAATGGGCCTGACGTCGCCTCCGACCTGGTTTgtcctcttttctcttttatcCCGTCCCCACCctttcaccaccaccaccacaaccgCAATGTCATTTACTCAGATGGCGACGACAACAGAAACAACCTTGCAACCTCAGCTAACATATACGTCATTACAGTCTGGCACCCTGAGCTCTCCTATTGAGGTGGTCCACGAAGTTGTTGTCACTCTGGAGCAGTTCGCCGGAGAGCCCAACACGCCTCGCCATgcagaggccaagaagaagctgatggGCAACATGGCCCGGGATGCTGGTACCTGGAACAAGAATCATCCCCGACATCGCCTTCTCGATGCTCTTTACGGATTCAGCAAGTACCATGAGCGTCAGAAGGTTGAGCTTGATCGGTTCGAAGGCTTTTACAAGCATGTCACAAAGGCTCAGCGAGCTGTAAGCAAACTCTGTGCCTGAAAATTCTGTTTGATTTTCTAACCCTTGCACGCGACCAGTTACTTGAAAAAGAACTTCAGTACTCCAAGAAGTTTGCCCGCTTTGATACTCTCCTCACCAAGAACCAGGACCTTTGCAACCGTATTGTCCAGAATGCCATGGAGTATTACGAAATTGGCCAGGACGAGTTCCAGAAGCATGCCAAAGAAATTGAGGCTTCCGGAAAGACTGCCGACCGGATCTCTGTCTCTCAGGCTCTGAAGCATTATGTCCGTGACTGGACTGAGGAGGGTGCTTCCGAGAGGAATGGGCCCTTTTCTTGTCTGATCAAGACCCTGGAAGGTTTCTTCCCTGAGCGAGATGGAGCTGCTCCTGTCAAGGCATTGGTTCCAGGATCTGGTCTTGGCAGGCTGGGCCATGATATTGCCAGACTCGGAGGTAAGATCCATGTTGTATTTTTATGGTTACTCTCTAACAACGCATCTAGGCTTCGAAGTGACCATGAACGAGTGGTCCATGTACATGAACCTCGCCTACCGCCTTGTCGAAGCTAACAGAGCCCGCAACTCCATGTCCTGGCACCCCTTTGTTGAGGGCTGGTCACACCACATTTCCGAAGCAGACATGACCCGAGAACTTCTCTTCCCCGATGTTGGCATCAACGCTAGCTCTGTAGTCCTCGTTGAGGGCGACTTTACTACCGCTTTTATTGGCAAGAGGGGCAAGTTCGACGTCGTTGTCACATACTTTTTCATCGACACTGCCCGAAACCTCATGAGCTACCTCGACACAATCAAGAAGGTGCTCAAGACCGGTGGTCACTGGATCAACCTTGGACCTCTCCTCTATGGATCTGGTCCGTACGTGCAGCTGTCACTGGATGAGGTGCTGAGGATCACCGAGGTCATGGGCTTTGAGTATCTTGACACGGATGAATCATGTGGGCCTCTGACATTGCCGGAGAGAAAGGTTAGGAGCATGGAGGCTGTCTACGGATTCAACAACAAGGCCTTGACCAAGAGCGCGTACAATGCGCAGTTTTGGGTTGCTAAGAGGTCTATGAAGGACTAAGGTCTGGGGTTGGAAAGTAGATATTTCTTGTACATGTACATTTGCATCAGGTCTAGAGCGATAGACAAGGCATTTGGGATACTTTCCTGTTGTGGCCGTAGTGAACCTTTGTTCGTAGAGTTGCTGGCAGACTTTCCTTTGCATGACGGCCGAGAGTGTTAACCATAGCAGCAAAGAGTACGACTTTTAACACTGCAACAGCATTGGAACCTAAGCTCAGAACTCGGTATTGATTTAAGGCACCTGATTTATGCCAACAGCGGCGAAGATAAAGAGATCAACAGAGGGCAAGTGGTAGCCCAGATGGCCTGTTGGACTTTGTTTTCGAGTTGAAAAGGCTTTCAATCCAAACATTGGCATCTGGTCAGGTACAATGGCTCTCTCTGGTACCAAATCCCCCATCCTTTTAACTTCATCCTAGATACTAAGAGCCACGCCTGCCCCGAGAGGCATTCATTGCCCAATTTCCCATCTCATTCCCAGACCATAGCTAGCTTCCACACGTACTTGTTTCATAACCTGCATGGTAAAAGCTGtgccgcttcttcttccaacTTCATTGAACATAATTAATAGGCGTAAAAATTAACCGCCTCGTTATCCGATGCCCTGATCTTCTTGTTCGCCCTTTTTAACACAAACTTCATCACCCAAGCCGTCGCCACAACGCCCATGGAGAAGACGATGCTCGCAATCATAGCCAGACGGAACAACGGCGCATCGCTATCTGGCCAAAGGTAAGGAGTATAGACAAATGAGAGATTACCTAGAGTGTTGACAATGGCAATCGCTGCTGCTTTTTTCTCGTCTGTCTGACCGAGAGTTGCAGATGTCCAGGCGATGTTGATGTTATTTACTCCGTATGTGGCGCCGACGAAGAGGACCATGGCAAAGTATCGTGCTCCGATGTTGTGGGTTCCAGTAGCTACAGCAAAGCCAATGCTCGCGATGAGCTTTGAGATGGTGATGTGCCATGTCCGTTCGTTGCGACGACCAGATGAGTATGAGACGAGGATTGATGTAGCTGTCGCGATGAGGAATGGGGGACAGGTAAGGACGAgagtgatggtggtgttgaagccGAGGGACTTGACAGCGGTGGGCATGTAGTTCTTGAAGCCATTGGCAGAGAGATGGAGATTTCCTTGCAGCGCAAAGATCCAAGTCCGGTAGTCCTTAACAGCATCCCAGAGACCCGACCAACTGCCTGTAGCGGGTCGCTTCTCGGTCGTGTCGTTGGCAATTCTAGAGTGGGCGAGTTGGCGCTCTTCTTGGCTGAGCCAACGTGTCTGGAGGGGAGCGTTGGGGAGCATGAAGAAGGCGATTACGGCGACTCCCACTATGGGAGGTTAGATGGTAAAGTGAGAGGGGGTGTGGTTACTTACCAGTGATTACACcttggatgaggaagagccAGCGCCATCCTTCTAGACCGTATCGTCCGTCGAGACCAGCAAAGACACCTGCTGCGATCAAGCCGGAGAATGAACTCGCGAGGAGATTGCCCGTGTAGAATATTGCTAGTCTAGTCGCCGTCTCTTTTCTGTTGTAGAAGAGACTGACAAGGTAACAGGCACCAGAGTAGAAGGGAGCTTCAGTCATACCGAGGATGAGTCTGGAGACGGATCATATTAGTACGCTCTCTCTGAATAGGGTTTCTGAACTTACCTGCAAGCTAGCATGCCATGATAACTCTTGACAACGCAGATAAGAGTCGATACAATCGCCCACGCCATCATCCACCCGGACATGTACCAAGAGGGTCTGATGCGGGTGATCAAGACATTAGATGGAATCATGCCGGTGATGTATCTATACGAGTTAGCATTTTCAACCTGCAGACTGCGTATTTACTCACCCGACGAAGAAGATGCTGACGCAGGTGTTGTACTGGGATCCAACCATGCCAAGATCCTTATCCAGGCCGTTGAGTTTCCCGTTGACGATGGCGTTTCGATCGAGAAAGTTTAGAAAGTACATGATCCAGAGAATAGGCTAGACAGCTGTCAACATAGTCACAGCTGTGCAATTTACAAGCAAACTCACCATCAAGTACatgtcgagcttcttgacgagGGCAATCTCCTTTGGGTCCGTCTTGGCGTGGGACCCAAACTTGTCGTGCTGCTCTACGTCAGTGGATTTCATCATGTCTTCTTGAAAGTCAACATGATCAACTGTCGCTTCATCCTTGGGATTGACATTGTTGGTTGCTGTTTCTTGAGTAGCCATTGTGATAATTCTAGGAGGGTGGCGATGAGGACGGTGAGGTTTACCCGTAACCGATGGACACAACATTGATATAGTTCATCTGGCTATAGACGTATAAAAACTACCCAAGCTCTACAAACTATACATTCTCCTAGTAATGGCCCTCTCATCATAGAGACGCCATAGCTGCATTACCCCATGGGGAAGGCCTGCAACCATGATAGCGTCGCGAGGGAGCAAAACTGCGTCTACAGCCGCTTTTCCGAAGCCCCGTCTACAGCCTCAATCGAGATTGAGTTTACAGGAGAGATAGCCGATAACTCTTGTGATGGAAACGGAGCATGAGCGGAAAAGCGGCGCAAATCCGACTTGGTCATGGTGGATCCGTCGCCCCCATTGGAGGCTTTTTGCATTCTACCCCGCGTCGTGTCGGATAAAGAAGCGTCTGGCATACGATCGGCGAATCGATAGGGTAGGATAAGGTGTGAAGCTGGGA from Fusarium falciforme chromosome 2, complete sequence includes these protein-coding regions:
- a CDS encoding MFS domain-containing protein, with protein sequence MATQETATNNVNPKDEATVDHVDFQEDMMKSTDVEQHDKFGSHAKTDPKEIALVKKLDMYLMPILWIMYFLNFLDRNAIVNGKLNGLDKDLGMVGSQYNTCVSIFFVGYITGMIPSNVLITRIRPSWYMSGWMMAWAIVSTLICVVKSYHGMLACRLILGMTEAPFYSGACYLVSLFYNRKETATRLAIFYTGNLLASSFSGLIAAGVFAGLDGRYGLEGWRWLFLIQGVITVGVAVIAFFMLPNAPLQTRWLSQEERQLAHSRIANDTTEKRPATGSWSGLWDAVKDYRTWIFALQGNLHLSANGFKNYMPTAVKSLGFNTTITLVLTCPPFLIATATSILVSYSSGRRNERTWHITISKLIASIGFAVATGTHNIGARYFAMVLFVGATYGVNNINIAWTSATLGQTDEKKAAAIAIVNTLGNLSFVYTPYLWPDSDAPLFRLAMIASIVFSMGVVATAWVMKFVLKRANKKIRASDNEAVNFYAY